The window TCAGCCATGGTTGGTGCAGCGCGTGTGGGGCGCCGGTTCTTCCCGCGTACGGTTGCTGCATGCGAATCTGCGTCTTCCTCTCCGCTGCCGATCTCGACGAGCGTTACACCCGCCCCGCGCGGGAGTTCGCGAACCTGCTGGGCAAGGGCGGTCACACGCTCGTGTGGGGCGGCTCCGACGTGGGGCTGATGAAGGTGGTCGCCGACGGGGTGGAGCAGGCGGGCGGGCGGCTGCTCGGTGTGTCCGTGGACTTCCTGGCCGCGAAGGCCCGCCCGGGTGTCGACGAGATGCTTGTCGCCCGGGACCTCGCCGAGCGGAAGAAGCTGCTGCTGGAGAAGGCCGACGCGGTGGTGATCATGGTCGGTGGTACGGGCACGCTCGACGAGGCCACGGAGATCCTGGAGCTGAAGAAGCACGGGCACACGGACAAGCCGGTGGTGCTGCTGAACACGGCGGGCTTCTACGACGGCCTGAAGCAGCAGTTCCGACGCATGGAGGACGAGGGTTTCCTTCCGCGGCCACTGTCCGACCTGGTGTTCTTCGCAGAGGAGCCGGTGGGGGCGCTGGCGTATCTGGAGGAGAGCCAGGGCGTGGAGTGACCGCCCTGTAGTGCGACGATGGCCGGTATGGCTACTCATGTGATCACCGGAGCCGGTTCCGGCATCGGCGCGGCCGTGGCGCGTCGGCTGCACGCGCGCGGGGACGAACTTGTGCTGCACGCGCGTGACGCGGGGCGGGCGAAGGAGTTGGCGGCGGAGTTTCCCGGGGCGAGGACGCTGGTGGGTGACCTTGCCGACCCCGACAAGCTGTCGTGGGCGTTCTCGCACCAGTCGCTTCCGGACCGGGTGGACTCGCTGCTCCACGTCGCGGGCGTGGTGGACCTGGGGAAAGTGGGCGAACTGACCCCCAAGTCCTGGCGCCACCAGCTGAACGTCAACCTCATCGCCCCGGCGGAGCTGACCCGGCACTTCCTGCCCCAACTCCGGGCCACCCGGGGACACGTGGTCTTCGTGAACTCGGGCGCGGGCTTGAACGCGCATGCCGACTGGTCGGCTTACGCGGCGTCAAAGCACGGTCTGAAGGCGCTGGCGGATTCGCTGCGCCACGAGGAACACGCGAACGGTGTCCGTGTCACGTCGGTCTACCCCGGCCGTACGGCGAGCCCTATGCAGGTGAAGGTCCACCAGCAGGAGGGCAAGGAGTACGACGAGTCGAGGTGGATCGACCCGGAGTCGGTGGCGACGACGATCCTGACGGCCCTGGACCTCCCGAGGGACGCGGAAATCAACGACGTAGTGGTCCGCCCGGGCCGCTGAAGCCCTTCTTCGCGGGGGCGGAAGAAGCTTGCGGTGCCCACACCTACGTAGGCTTCCCTGCGTGAACGCACACTTCAGCTTCGCCCCCGCCACCGGCGTCGGCTCCATGCCCGGCGGCGACGCCCGGGAGGCCGCCAAGACGGTCACCGGATCCGTCGAGGACTTCCCGTACCTCGCCGAACTGCCCGCCCGCGGCCCTGGCGCGGACATGATCGGCCGTACCGCAGGAA of the Streptomyces sp. NBC_00287 genome contains:
- a CDS encoding TIGR00730 family Rossman fold protein, encoding MRICVFLSAADLDERYTRPAREFANLLGKGGHTLVWGGSDVGLMKVVADGVEQAGGRLLGVSVDFLAAKARPGVDEMLVARDLAERKKLLLEKADAVVIMVGGTGTLDEATEILELKKHGHTDKPVVLLNTAGFYDGLKQQFRRMEDEGFLPRPLSDLVFFAEEPVGALAYLEESQGVE
- a CDS encoding SDR family oxidoreductase translates to MAGMATHVITGAGSGIGAAVARRLHARGDELVLHARDAGRAKELAAEFPGARTLVGDLADPDKLSWAFSHQSLPDRVDSLLHVAGVVDLGKVGELTPKSWRHQLNVNLIAPAELTRHFLPQLRATRGHVVFVNSGAGLNAHADWSAYAASKHGLKALADSLRHEEHANGVRVTSVYPGRTASPMQVKVHQQEGKEYDESRWIDPESVATTILTALDLPRDAEINDVVVRPGR